The following is a genomic window from Cupriavidus taiwanensis.
CAACACAGGAGACAGGCAATGGGGCAGCCAAGGTCCGCCGATGCGCCGCTGGTCGGCATCATCGCCAATCCGGTTTCGGCGCGCGACATCCGCCGCGTGATCGCCAACGCCAACAGCCTGCAGCTGTCGGACCGCGTCAATATCGTGCTGCGCCTGCTGGCCGCGCTGTCGTCCTGCGGCGTGGGGCGCGTGCTGATGATGCCTGACCGCGAGGGGCTGCGCGTCATGCTGGCGCGGCACCTGGCGCGCCGGCAGGGGCCGGATTCGGGCCTGCCCGAGGTGGCGTACCTGGACATGCCGGTGACCTCGCGCGTCGACGACACGCTGCATGCCGCGCGCTGCATGGCCGACGCGGGCGTGGCCGCCATCATCGTGCTGGGCGGCGACGGCACCCATCGCGCGGTGGTGCGCGAGTGCGGCGCGGTGCCGGTCGCGGGGCTGTCGACCGGCACCAACAACGCCTACCCCGAGATGCGCGAACCCACCGTCACGGGGCTGGCCACCGGCCTCTACGCCACCGGCCGCATTCCCGCCAGCCAGGCGCTGGCATCGAACAAGCGCCTGGACATCGTCATCCGCGACGGCAACGGCAACTTCCGCCGCGACATCGCGCTGG
Proteins encoded in this region:
- a CDS encoding ATP-NAD kinase family protein, whose protein sequence is MGQPRSADAPLVGIIANPVSARDIRRVIANANSLQLSDRVNIVLRLLAALSSCGVGRVLMMPDREGLRVMLARHLARRQGPDSGLPEVAYLDMPVTSRVDDTLHAARCMADAGVAAIIVLGGDGTHRAVVRECGAVPVAGLSTGTNNAYPEMREPTVTGLATGLYATGRIPASQALASNKRLDIVIRDGNGNFRRDIALVDAVISHEHFIGARALWKTDTLAAVYVSFADPEAIGLSSIAGLLEPVGRREEGGLAIELAAPGAGEFDLCAPIAPGLMCTVPVAGWQRLAHGRPHRVRQRSGVVALDGERELTFGADDEVTVTLHDHAFRSIDVAACMRHAARHHLMRSVPRHALA